A genomic window from Streptomyces sp. WMMC940 includes:
- a CDS encoding catalase has translation MTESPPKAPYTTNNHGIPVESDEHSLTVGPDGPILLQDHYLIEKMAQFNRERVPERVVHAKGSGAYGFFEVTNDVSQFTKADLFQPGRRTEMLARFSTVAGEQGSPDTWRDPRGFALKFYTEQGNYDLVGNNTPIFFVRDTIKFQDFIRSQKRHPATGLRNNDMQWDFWTLSPESAHQVTWLMGDRGIPKTYRHMNGYGSHTYMWINGAGERFWVKYHFKTDQGIDFLTQEEADELAGSDADKHRRDLYDSIEAGDAPSWTLKVQVMPFEDAADYRFNPFDLTKVWPHGDYPLIDVGRMTLNRNPEDYFIHIEQAAFEPSNMVPGIGPSPDKMLLGRLFSYPDTHRYRIGPNYAQLPPNRPHAPVNSYAKDGPMRYAPSYAARPYAPNSYGGPDADFARFGDPAGWATAGEMVREAYKLHREDDDWGQAGTMVRSVLDDAARSRLVSNVSGHLKQGVSRPVLDRAVQYWRNVDKEIGDRISKEVNGG, from the coding sequence GTGACCGAGTCACCCCCCAAAGCTCCGTACACGACGAACAACCACGGCATTCCCGTGGAGAGCGACGAGCACTCGCTGACCGTGGGGCCGGACGGCCCGATCCTTCTGCAGGACCATTACCTGATCGAGAAGATGGCCCAGTTCAACCGCGAACGGGTCCCCGAGCGGGTGGTGCACGCCAAGGGCTCCGGCGCGTACGGCTTCTTCGAAGTCACCAACGACGTCAGCCAGTTCACCAAGGCCGACCTGTTCCAGCCGGGCAGGCGCACCGAGATGCTGGCCCGGTTCTCGACGGTCGCCGGCGAGCAGGGGTCCCCGGACACCTGGCGCGACCCGCGCGGCTTCGCACTGAAGTTCTACACCGAGCAGGGCAACTACGATCTGGTCGGCAACAACACGCCGATCTTCTTCGTGCGCGACACGATCAAGTTCCAGGACTTCATCAGGTCGCAGAAGCGACACCCGGCCACCGGGCTGCGCAACAACGACATGCAGTGGGACTTCTGGACCCTCTCCCCCGAGTCGGCGCACCAGGTCACCTGGCTGATGGGCGACCGGGGCATCCCCAAGACCTATCGCCACATGAACGGCTACGGATCGCACACCTACATGTGGATCAACGGCGCCGGTGAGCGGTTCTGGGTGAAGTACCACTTCAAGACCGACCAGGGCATCGACTTCCTCACCCAGGAGGAGGCCGACGAACTCGCCGGTTCCGACGCGGACAAGCACCGGCGCGATCTGTACGACTCGATCGAGGCCGGGGACGCGCCCTCGTGGACCCTGAAGGTCCAGGTCATGCCGTTCGAGGACGCCGCGGACTACCGGTTCAACCCCTTCGACCTGACGAAGGTGTGGCCGCACGGGGACTACCCGCTGATCGACGTGGGCCGGATGACGCTGAACCGGAACCCGGAGGACTACTTCATCCACATCGAGCAGGCCGCCTTCGAGCCGTCGAACATGGTTCCGGGCATCGGGCCGTCGCCGGACAAGATGCTGCTCGGCCGGCTGTTCTCCTACCCGGACACCCACCGGTACCGGATCGGCCCCAACTACGCACAGCTGCCGCCCAACCGGCCGCACGCACCGGTGAACTCGTACGCCAAGGACGGCCCGATGCGCTACGCCCCGTCCTACGCCGCGCGGCCCTACGCCCCGAACTCCTACGGCGGCCCGGACGCCGACTTCGCGCGCTTCGGAGACCCTGCGGGGTGGGCGACGGCCGGTGAGATGGTGCGCGAGGCGTACAAGCTGCACCGCGAGGACGACGACTGGGGCCAGGCGGGGACGATGGTCCGCAGCGTCCTCGACGACGCCGCCCGTTCGCGGCTGGTTTCGAACGTCAGCGGTCATCTGAAGCAGGGCGTTTCACGGCCGGTGCTGGACCGGGCGGTGCAGTACTGGCGCAACGTCGACAAGGAGATCGGCGACCGGATCTCCAAGGAGGTCAACGGAGGCTGA
- the fomD gene encoding cytidylyl-2-hydroxypropylphosphonate hydrolase produces MTGSAGFEHWAPGEQILWRYRGNGSSDVHICRPVTVVRDTDELLAVWMAPGTECVKPVLADGTPVHHEPLATRYTSPRTTVRARWSGTGVLKLARPGEAWSVWLFWEEGWQFRNWYVNLEEPHLRWSGGVDSEDHFLDIAVQPDRSWQWLDEDEFEQARTAGLMGEEQARRVRAAGREAVEVIGDWGPPYCDGWEGWRPDPRWPVPELPADWNRTPAPTSA; encoded by the coding sequence ATGACGGGATCGGCGGGCTTCGAGCACTGGGCGCCGGGGGAGCAGATCCTCTGGCGGTATCGCGGCAACGGCTCCTCCGACGTGCACATCTGCAGGCCCGTGACCGTGGTCCGGGACACCGACGAGTTGCTGGCGGTGTGGATGGCCCCGGGCACCGAGTGCGTGAAACCGGTGCTCGCCGACGGGACGCCCGTGCACCACGAACCGCTCGCCACGCGGTACACCTCGCCCCGGACGACCGTACGCGCCCGATGGTCCGGAACGGGCGTGCTGAAGCTCGCCAGACCGGGCGAGGCGTGGTCGGTGTGGCTCTTCTGGGAAGAGGGCTGGCAGTTCAGGAACTGGTACGTGAACCTGGAGGAACCGCATCTGCGTTGGTCCGGCGGGGTCGACTCCGAGGATCACTTTCTGGACATCGCCGTGCAGCCGGACCGCAGCTGGCAGTGGCTGGACGAGGACGAGTTCGAACAGGCGCGTACGGCCGGCCTGATGGGCGAGGAACAGGCGCGGCGGGTGCGTGCGGCCGGGCGGGAAGCGGTCGAGGTGATCGGCGACTGGGGCCCACCGTACTGCGACGGCTGGGAGGGCTGGCGGCCCGACCCGCGCTGGCCTGTACCGGAGCTTCCGGCCGACTGGAATCGGACCCCCGCGCCCACGTCCGCATGA
- a CDS encoding ATP-binding SpoIIE family protein phosphatase: protein MTEHPTSHEGRQPVAARPQERTRPRQEAAAHAPLPAAPAAVPPQPPAPPEPPQDPAGLARREGDRLRFVGAATRRIARGMDLDEIVLGLCRATVPTFSDAILVYLRDPLPVGDERPVAPFVLRLRRTDRLRLTDEDTDGALIGGVQVPVLGPPADVAPAAELCEVIAGGPLAEVLRGVRPVFGDSAAARAALPELLGDGKTLPAGQRAILAPLRGRRRVTGAAIFLRRPDRPAFEPDDLLVAAQLATHTALGIDKAVLYGREAYIADELQRTMLPEGLPQPTGVRLASRYLPAAETARVGGDWYDAIPLPGSRVALVVGDVMGHSMTSAAIMGQLRTTAQTLAGLDLPPQEVLHHLDEQAQRLGTDRMATCLYAVYDPVSHRITIANAGHPPPILLHLGGRAEVLRVPPGAPIGVGGVDFEAVELDAPAGATLLLYTDGLVESRLRDVWTGIEQLRERLAATAQLTGPDHSPPLEALCDDVLDMLGPGDRDDDIALLAARFDGIAPSDVAYWFLEPEDSAPGRARRLARRALARWGLEELSDSVELLVSEVVTNAVRYAERPVTLRLLRTDVLRCEVGDDSPQLPRQRRARDTDEGGRGLFLVNRLARRWGATRLSTGKVVWFELSTQA from the coding sequence GTGACGGAGCACCCCACCTCCCACGAAGGCCGGCAGCCCGTGGCTGCCCGGCCGCAGGAGCGCACCCGGCCGCGGCAGGAGGCCGCCGCCCATGCCCCCCTGCCGGCCGCGCCCGCCGCGGTCCCGCCGCAGCCGCCCGCGCCCCCGGAGCCGCCGCAGGATCCCGCGGGCCTGGCGCGCCGCGAGGGCGACCGGCTGCGTTTCGTCGGGGCGGCGACCCGGCGGATCGCCCGCGGTATGGACCTGGACGAGATCGTGCTCGGGCTGTGCCGGGCCACGGTGCCCACGTTCTCCGACGCGATCCTGGTGTACCTGCGGGATCCGCTGCCCGTGGGTGACGAGCGGCCGGTCGCGCCGTTCGTGCTGCGGCTCCGCCGGACCGACAGGTTGCGTTTAACCGACGAGGACACCGACGGCGCCCTGATCGGCGGCGTCCAGGTGCCGGTGCTCGGCCCCCCGGCGGACGTGGCGCCGGCCGCCGAGCTGTGCGAGGTGATCGCCGGCGGTCCGCTCGCGGAGGTGCTGCGGGGTGTGCGCCCGGTCTTCGGCGACTCGGCCGCCGCCCGGGCCGCGCTGCCCGAACTGCTGGGCGACGGCAAGACCCTGCCCGCGGGGCAGCGGGCGATCCTGGCCCCGCTGCGCGGCCGGCGCCGGGTCACCGGCGCCGCGATCTTCCTTCGGCGTCCGGACCGGCCGGCCTTCGAGCCGGACGATCTGCTCGTGGCCGCCCAGCTGGCGACGCACACCGCGCTCGGCATCGACAAGGCGGTCCTGTACGGCCGTGAGGCGTACATCGCGGACGAGCTGCAGCGCACGATGCTGCCCGAGGGGCTGCCGCAGCCGACCGGCGTACGGCTGGCCTCGCGCTATCTCCCGGCCGCGGAGACGGCCCGGGTCGGCGGCGACTGGTACGACGCCATCCCGCTGCCCGGCAGCCGGGTCGCCCTGGTCGTCGGCGACGTCATGGGCCACTCGATGACCTCAGCCGCGATCATGGGCCAGTTGCGGACGACGGCCCAGACCCTGGCCGGTCTGGACCTGCCCCCGCAAGAGGTGCTGCACCACCTCGACGAGCAGGCGCAGCGGCTCGGCACCGACCGCATGGCGACCTGCCTGTACGCGGTCTACGACCCGGTCTCGCACCGGATCACGATCGCCAACGCCGGCCATCCGCCGCCCATACTGCTGCACCTCGGCGGCCGGGCGGAGGTCCTGCGGGTGCCGCCGGGCGCCCCCATCGGCGTGGGCGGGGTGGACTTCGAGGCCGTGGAGCTGGACGCGCCCGCCGGGGCGACGCTGCTGCTGTACACGGACGGGCTGGTGGAGTCGCGGCTGCGGGACGTGTGGACCGGCATCGAGCAGCTGAGGGAGCGGCTGGCCGCGACTGCGCAGCTCACCGGCCCCGACCATTCGCCGCCGCTGGAGGCGCTCTGCGACGACGTGCTGGACATGCTCGGCCCGGGTGACCGGGACGACGACATCGCGCTGCTCGCGGCCCGTTTCGACGGGATCGCTCCGAGTGACGTCGCGTACTGGTTCCTGGAGCCCGAGGACTCCGCCCCCGGCCGGGCCCGCCGGCTGGCCCGCAGGGCACTGGCACGATGGGGCCTGGAGGAGCTGTCCGACTCGGTGGAACTGCTGGTCAGCGAAGTGGTGACCAATGCCGTGCGGTACGCGGAGCGGCCGGTGACCCTGCGGCTCCTGCGCACCGACGTGCTGCGGTGCGAGGTCGGTGACGACTCGCCGCAGCTGCCGCGTCAGCGGCGGGCCCGGGACACGGACGAGGGCGGCCGCGGGTTGTTCCTGGTGAACCGGCTGGCCCGGCGATGGGGGGCGACGCGGCTGTCCACGGGCAAGGTCGTGTGGTTCGAGTTGTCCACCCAGGCGTGA
- a CDS encoding fumarate hydratase yields the protein MPPVSRPTRPAFEYTDLLPLGEDTTPYRLVTAEGVSTFEADGRTFLKVEPEALRKLAEEAVHDIQHYLRPAHLAQLRKIIDDPEASSNDKFVALDLLKNANIAAAGVLPMCQDTGTAIVMGKRGQNVLTEGGDEEALSRGIFDAYTELNLRYSQMAPLTMWEEKNTGSNLPAQIELYATDGGAYKFLFMAKGGGSANKSFLYQETKAVLNEASMMRFLEEKIRSLGTAACPPYHLAVVVGGTSAEYALKTAKYASAHYLDELPEDGSALGHGFRDKELEEKVFELTQKIGIGAQFGGKYFCHDVRVVRLPRHGASCPVAIAVSCSADRQAVAKITAEGVFLEQLETDPARFLPETTDEHLDEGGDVVKIDLNQPMDEILAELTKYPVKTRLSLTGPLVVARDIAHAKIKERLDAGEEMPRYLKDHPVYYAGPAKTPEGYASGSFGPTTAGRMDSYVEQFQAAGGSKVMLAKGNRSKQVTDACKEHGGFYLGSIGGPAARLAQDCIKKVEVVEYEELGMEAVWKIEVEDFPAFIVVDDKGGDFFQDPAPAPTFTTIPVRGPGLA from the coding sequence ATGCCCCCTGTCTCCCGTCCGACCCGCCCTGCGTTCGAGTACACCGATCTGCTCCCGCTGGGCGAGGACACCACGCCCTACCGCCTGGTGACCGCCGAAGGCGTCTCCACCTTCGAGGCCGACGGGCGTACCTTCCTCAAGGTCGAGCCGGAGGCACTGCGCAAGCTCGCCGAGGAGGCCGTCCACGACATCCAGCACTACCTCCGCCCGGCGCACCTCGCCCAGCTGCGCAAGATCATCGACGACCCCGAGGCCTCGTCGAACGACAAGTTCGTCGCGCTGGACCTGCTGAAGAACGCGAACATCGCGGCCGCCGGCGTGCTCCCCATGTGCCAGGACACCGGCACGGCGATCGTCATGGGCAAGCGCGGGCAGAACGTCCTGACCGAGGGCGGCGACGAGGAGGCGCTGAGCCGCGGCATCTTCGACGCCTACACCGAGCTGAACCTGCGGTACTCGCAGATGGCCCCGCTCACCATGTGGGAGGAGAAGAACACCGGCTCGAACCTGCCCGCGCAGATCGAGCTGTACGCCACCGACGGCGGCGCGTACAAGTTCCTCTTCATGGCCAAGGGCGGCGGCTCCGCCAACAAGTCCTTCCTCTACCAGGAGACCAAGGCGGTCCTGAACGAGGCCTCCATGATGAGGTTCCTGGAGGAGAAGATCCGCTCGCTGGGCACCGCCGCGTGCCCCCCGTACCACCTGGCCGTCGTCGTCGGCGGCACGTCGGCCGAGTACGCGCTGAAGACCGCGAAGTACGCCTCCGCGCACTACCTGGACGAGCTGCCGGAGGACGGCTCGGCCCTCGGTCACGGCTTCCGGGACAAGGAACTGGAGGAGAAGGTCTTCGAGCTGACCCAGAAGATCGGCATCGGCGCGCAGTTCGGCGGCAAGTACTTCTGCCACGACGTGCGCGTGGTGCGGCTCCCGCGGCACGGCGCCTCCTGCCCCGTGGCGATCGCCGTGTCCTGTTCCGCCGACCGCCAGGCCGTCGCGAAGATCACCGCCGAGGGCGTCTTCCTGGAGCAGCTGGAGACGGACCCGGCGCGCTTCCTGCCGGAGACGACGGACGAGCACCTCGACGAGGGCGGCGACGTCGTGAAGATCGATCTCAACCAGCCGATGGACGAGATCCTCGCCGAGCTGACCAAGTACCCGGTCAAGACCCGGCTTTCGCTCACCGGTCCGCTCGTCGTGGCCCGGGACATCGCGCACGCCAAGATCAAGGAGCGGCTGGACGCCGGCGAGGAGATGCCCCGGTACCTCAAGGACCACCCGGTCTACTACGCCGGTCCCGCCAAGACCCCGGAGGGCTACGCGTCCGGCTCCTTCGGCCCGACGACGGCGGGGCGCATGGACTCCTACGTCGAGCAGTTCCAGGCGGCGGGCGGCTCCAAGGTCATGCTGGCCAAGGGCAACCGCAGCAAGCAGGTCACGGACGCCTGCAAGGAGCACGGCGGCTTCTACCTCGGTTCGATCGGCGGCCCCGCGGCGCGCCTCGCGCAGGACTGCATCAAGAAGGTCGAGGTCGTCGAGTACGAGGAGCTCGGCATGGAGGCCGTCTGGAAGATCGAGGTCGAGGACTTCCCGGCCTTCATCGTCGTCGACGACAAGGGCGGCGACTTCTTCCAGGACCCCGCGCCCGCGCCGACCTTCACCACCATCCCGGTCCGCGGCCCCGGCCTGGCCTGA
- a CDS encoding transglycosylase domain-containing protein has translation MGRAEARRTRQRDARRAGKAGGIRRFLTWRKLLGTFFTLCLLGMGALFIVYLLVPVPTANAQAEKESNVYKYSDGSILTRTGSVNREIVGLDKIPDDVEKAFVAAENKTFYKDSGVDLKGTARGVFNTLTGGGKQGGSTITQQYVKNYYLNQDQTVTRKLKELVISLKVDQQKDKDEILAGYLNTSYYGRGAYGIQAAAQAYYRKDAQKLTVAEGAYLAALLQAPSQYDWAVASPTGRKLVSERWNYVLNNMVGENWLDASARSALSFPVPKEPKAAPGMEGQTGYLVKAANAELARRGVSEDQIEAGGWTITLSIEKKRQNALLKAVGEQLEEKLDRKGDTRDATVQAGATSVDPKTGKVVALYGGVGATEHWISNATRRDYQPASTFKPIVLASALENGAETQDGRRIGLNTIYDGNSKRPVEGSDTPFAPENEDDRSYGPVTVQRATNSSINSVYAQMIVDVGPGKVKETAVGLGMHDGEGWPVRPAMSLGTMGASTWDMAAAYATLDNHGEQVVPSIVKDVKHRTREAGAAPEGGDRVISREAADTVTQAMTGVVRSGSGRNAQGDYSAAGKTGTSENNRSAWFVGYTPELVTAVGLFGEDAKGRQVTLTDTINEGRANGGGVPAMIWQQYTTGALGGGSDERFDLDLMAPVQEELPASPSGSPSGSEEPEEPSDEPSQSEKPDDRPSTSPDPTQSDDESTGPGDSTGTTEGTDSGTTEGGGTDSGTTEGGESDGGTDSGTTDGTTTGTTSGVRPPRPQNT, from the coding sequence ATGGGCCGAGCGGAAGCGCGGAGAACCCGGCAGCGCGACGCGCGCCGGGCGGGCAAGGCCGGGGGCATACGGCGCTTCCTCACCTGGCGGAAGCTGCTGGGCACCTTCTTCACCCTCTGCCTGCTGGGCATGGGCGCGCTCTTCATCGTCTACCTGCTGGTGCCGGTCCCCACGGCCAACGCGCAGGCCGAGAAGGAGAGCAACGTCTACAAGTACAGCGACGGCTCCATCCTGACCCGTACCGGCTCCGTCAACCGCGAGATCGTCGGTCTGGACAAGATCCCGGACGACGTCGAGAAGGCCTTCGTCGCCGCCGAGAACAAGACCTTCTACAAGGACTCCGGCGTCGACCTGAAGGGCACCGCGCGTGGTGTCTTCAACACCCTGACCGGCGGGGGCAAGCAGGGCGGCTCGACGATCACCCAGCAGTACGTCAAGAACTACTACCTGAACCAGGACCAGACGGTCACCCGCAAGCTCAAGGAGCTGGTGATCTCGCTGAAGGTGGACCAGCAGAAGGACAAGGACGAGATCCTCGCCGGCTACCTGAACACCAGCTACTACGGGCGCGGCGCCTACGGCATCCAGGCCGCGGCCCAGGCGTACTACCGCAAGGACGCCCAGAAGCTGACCGTCGCCGAGGGCGCCTACCTCGCCGCCCTGCTCCAGGCCCCCAGCCAGTACGACTGGGCGGTTGCCTCGCCGACCGGCAGGAAGCTGGTGAGCGAGCGCTGGAACTACGTCCTGAACAACATGGTCGGGGAGAACTGGCTGGACGCGTCCGCGCGTTCGGCCCTCTCGTTCCCGGTGCCGAAGGAGCCGAAGGCGGCCCCGGGTATGGAGGGGCAGACCGGTTACCTCGTCAAGGCGGCCAACGCCGAACTCGCCAGGCGCGGCGTCAGTGAGGACCAGATCGAGGCCGGCGGCTGGACGATCACGCTCAGCATCGAGAAGAAGCGCCAGAACGCCCTCCTCAAGGCCGTCGGCGAGCAGTTGGAGGAGAAGCTCGACCGCAAGGGCGACACGCGCGACGCGACCGTCCAGGCGGGAGCGACCTCCGTCGACCCGAAGACCGGCAAGGTCGTCGCCCTGTACGGCGGGGTCGGCGCGACCGAGCACTGGATCTCCAACGCCACCCGGCGCGACTACCAGCCCGCGTCCACGTTCAAGCCCATCGTGCTCGCCTCCGCGCTGGAGAACGGGGCCGAGACCCAGGACGGCCGACGGATCGGCCTCAACACGATCTACGACGGCAACAGCAAGCGCCCGGTGGAGGGCAGCGACACGCCCTTCGCGCCGGAGAACGAGGACGACCGCAGCTACGGCCCCGTCACCGTCCAGAGGGCCACCAACAGCTCGATCAACTCGGTGTACGCCCAGATGATCGTGGACGTCGGCCCCGGCAAGGTGAAGGAGACCGCGGTCGGCCTCGGGATGCACGACGGCGAGGGCTGGCCGGTGCGGCCGGCGATGTCACTCGGCACGATGGGCGCGTCGACCTGGGACATGGCCGCGGCCTACGCGACCCTCGACAACCACGGCGAGCAGGTCGTGCCCTCGATCGTGAAGGACGTCAAGCACCGCACCCGCGAGGCGGGAGCCGCCCCCGAGGGCGGTGACCGGGTCATCAGCCGGGAGGCCGCCGACACCGTGACCCAGGCCATGACCGGCGTGGTGCGGAGCGGCTCCGGCCGCAACGCCCAGGGCGACTACTCCGCGGCCGGCAAGACCGGCACCTCGGAGAACAACCGCTCGGCCTGGTTCGTGGGATACACGCCCGAACTGGTGACCGCCGTCGGTCTGTTCGGGGAGGACGCCAAGGGCCGCCAGGTGACCCTGACCGACACCATCAACGAGGGCCGCGCCAACGGCGGTGGGGTGCCGGCCATGATCTGGCAGCAGTACACGACCGGCGCGCTCGGCGGCGGCTCGGACGAGCGGTTCGACCTGGATCTCATGGCGCCGGTGCAGGAGGAGCTCCCGGCGAGTCCCAGCGGGTCGCCCTCCGGGAGCGAGGAGCCGGAGGAGCCCTCGGACGAGCCGTCGCAGTCGGAGAAGCCGGACGACCGGCCGAGCACCTCACCCGACCCGACGCAGTCGGACGACGAGTCCACCGGGCCGGGCGACTCGACGGGCACCACGGAGGGCACCGACAGCGGTACCACCGAGGGCGGCGGGACCGACTCCGGCACCACGGAGGGCGGCGAGAGCGACGGCGGGACCGATTCCGGCACCACGGACGGGACGACGACGGGGACGACGTCCGGCGTACGGCCGCCCCGGCCCCAGAACACCTGA
- a CDS encoding DUF1707 SHOCT-like domain-containing protein, producing the protein MDLDKHDSAPGRGQPQKPVAPAVPADPAGAIRASDADRDRIADILREALAEGRLDAEEHAERIDAVYRAKTVGELEPIVRDLPASGPPRQEPAPYAYGPETPAGPAENLVAVFSSSTRKGRWRVGARTQAFSLFGNIEIDLTEAMFGQRLTVINATSIFGNVEVRVPENISLRGSGTGIFGNFEVVTLEAADPEAPVVVVNGYSVFGNVEAKPKRGKRITDLHDRLRKHLGH; encoded by the coding sequence GTGGACCTCGACAAGCATGATTCAGCCCCCGGCCGCGGACAGCCCCAGAAGCCGGTCGCGCCCGCGGTGCCCGCGGACCCCGCCGGGGCGATCCGCGCCTCCGACGCGGATCGCGACAGGATCGCGGACATCCTCCGGGAGGCCCTGGCCGAGGGCCGGCTCGACGCCGAGGAGCACGCCGAGCGGATCGACGCGGTCTACCGGGCCAAGACCGTCGGCGAACTGGAGCCGATCGTCCGCGACCTCCCGGCGAGTGGGCCGCCCCGTCAGGAGCCCGCCCCGTACGCGTACGGCCCCGAGACCCCCGCCGGCCCCGCCGAGAACCTCGTCGCCGTCTTCTCCAGCTCCACCCGCAAGGGCCGCTGGCGCGTCGGCGCCCGGACCCAGGCGTTCTCGCTCTTCGGCAACATCGAGATCGATCTGACCGAGGCCATGTTCGGCCAGCGGCTCACCGTCATCAACGCGACCTCGATCTTCGGCAATGTGGAGGTGCGCGTCCCCGAGAACATCTCGCTGCGCGGCAGCGGCACGGGCATCTTCGGCAACTTCGAGGTCGTCACCCTGGAGGCGGCCGACCCGGAGGCCCCGGTGGTGGTCGTCAACGGCTATTCCGTCTTCGGCAATGTGGAGGCCAAGCCGAAGCGCGGCAAGCGCATCACGGACCTCCATGACCGGCTGCGCAAGCATCTGGGGCACTGA
- a CDS encoding class II fumarate hydratase: MSDASENAGRHRIEYDSMGEVRVPEHAKWRAQTQRAVENFPVSGQRLERAHVEALARIKAAAAKVNAELGVLDEDIALAVQEAAAEVAEGRWDEHFPVDVFQTGSGTSSNMNMNEVLATLASERLGRDVHPNDHVNASQSSNDVFPSSIHIAATAAVTRDLVPALEHLAEALERKAGEFSRVVKSGRTHLMDATPVTLGQEFGGYAAQIRYGIERLNASLPRLAELPLGGTAVGTGVNTPPGFPAAVIAEVARTTGLPLTEARDHFEAQGARDGLVETSGQLRTIAVSLTKISNDLRWMASGPRTGLAEIRLPDLQPGSSIMPGKVNPVVPEAVLMVAAQVMGNDTTVAVAGAAGNFELNVMLPVMAKNLLESVRLLANASRLLADRTVDGITADEKRAREYAESSPSVVTPLNKYIGYEEAAKVAKRSLAERRTIREVVLEGGYVERGALTLEQLDEALDVLRMTRP; the protein is encoded by the coding sequence ATGTCCGACGCGAGCGAGAACGCAGGCCGTCACCGGATCGAGTACGACTCCATGGGGGAAGTGCGGGTGCCGGAGCACGCCAAGTGGCGCGCCCAGACCCAGCGGGCGGTGGAGAACTTCCCGGTCTCCGGACAACGGCTGGAACGCGCCCATGTGGAGGCGCTGGCCCGGATCAAGGCAGCCGCCGCCAAGGTCAACGCGGAGCTCGGCGTGCTCGACGAGGACATCGCCCTGGCGGTCCAGGAGGCCGCAGCGGAGGTCGCCGAGGGGCGCTGGGACGAGCACTTCCCCGTGGACGTCTTCCAGACCGGCTCGGGGACGTCGTCCAACATGAACATGAACGAGGTCCTGGCCACCCTGGCGTCCGAGCGCCTCGGCCGCGACGTGCACCCCAACGACCACGTCAACGCCTCGCAGTCGTCCAACGACGTCTTCCCCTCCTCGATCCACATCGCCGCGACGGCGGCCGTGACGAGGGACCTGGTCCCCGCGCTGGAGCACCTGGCGGAGGCGCTGGAGCGCAAGGCCGGGGAGTTCTCCCGAGTGGTGAAGTCCGGCCGTACGCACCTGATGGACGCGACACCGGTCACTCTCGGCCAGGAGTTCGGCGGCTACGCGGCGCAGATCCGGTACGGGATCGAACGACTGAACGCATCGCTGCCCCGGCTCGCCGAACTCCCCCTCGGCGGTACGGCGGTGGGCACGGGCGTCAACACACCGCCCGGGTTCCCTGCGGCGGTCATCGCCGAGGTGGCGCGGACGACCGGGCTGCCGCTGACCGAGGCGCGCGACCACTTCGAGGCACAGGGCGCCCGTGACGGGCTTGTCGAGACGAGCGGCCAGCTGCGGACGATCGCCGTCTCGCTGACCAAGATCTCGAATGATCTTCGCTGGATGGCGAGCGGCCCGCGCACCGGGCTCGCCGAGATCCGGCTGCCCGACCTGCAACCGGGTTCCTCGATCATGCCCGGCAAGGTCAACCCGGTCGTCCCCGAGGCCGTCCTGATGGTGGCCGCCCAGGTCATGGGCAACGACACGACGGTCGCGGTGGCGGGCGCGGCGGGCAACTTCGAGCTGAACGTGATGCTCCCGGTGATGGCCAAGAACCTGCTGGAGTCGGTGCGGCTCCTCGCGAACGCTTCCCGGCTGCTCGCCGACCGCACGGTGGACGGCATCACGGCGGACGAGAAGCGGGCCCGCGAGTACGCCGAGTCGTCCCCCTCCGTGGTCACCCCGCTCAACAAGTACATCGGGTACGAGGAGGCCGCGAAGGTCGCCAAGAGGTCGCTGGCCGAGCGGAGGACGATCCGTGAAGTGGTGCTGGAGGGCGGGTACGTGGAGCGCGGCGCGCTCACGCTCGAGCAGTTGGACGAGGCGCTGGACGTGCTGCGGATGACGCGTCCCTGA